TGGACGGAGCCAGGTCAGCACTGCCGCCGAAGAGGTTCGGCAGGATATCCTTGAGACGGTTAATCATCGTGCCGGAAACAGCTCGCGTTGCCTGAGCCTTATCTTCATAAGCCCAGAAGCTTTCATCGTTCAGCAGAGCCTGCGCGTCAACCGGTGCATGGAACTTATCCCATTTTGCCTTGAGTTCCGGGAACTTAGCGCAGTAATCTGCAAAGAGCTTATTCCAGGCAGCTTCTGCTTCTGCACCCTTGGCAGCCTTTTCCTGATAATGGTCATAAACATTCTGCGGAATGTTGAAGGTTGCTTCCGGTTCCGGCCAGCCCAGGTTTTCCTTGAGGGCTTTGACGTTATCCACGCCCAGCGGTTCGCCATGAGCGCTGGCCTTGCCCTGCTTAGCCGGGCAGCCGTAACCAATCTGAGTCTTAACGGTGATGAAGGACGGATGTTCCTTATCTGCCTTAGCAGCTTCGATAGCCTTGCCGATAGCATCGAGGTCGGTACCATCTTCAACCGTCAGCGTCTGGAAGCCGAAAGCCTGCATGCGTTTTTCCACATTTTCCGTGAAGGCGATATCCGTGCTGCCTTCGATGGAAATGTTGTTGGAATCGTAGAGGATGATGAGTTTGGAGAGACCCAGCGTGCCGGCCAAAGAGAACGCTTCGGAGGAGATACCTTCCATCATGCAGCCGTCGCCGCCCAGGGCGAAGGTGTAATGGTCAACTACATCGTAACCGGGCTGATTGAATTCAGCAGCCAAATGTGCCTCTGCCATAGCCATACCAACAGCCATACCCATGCCTGCACCGAGGGGGCCAGTGGTAGCTTCTACACCGATCGTATGACCGTACTCCGGATGACCCGGCGTAAGCGAACCATCCTGACGGAAGTTCTTCATGTCATCCATGGTCAGACCATAACCGAAGAAGTGCAGCAGAGAATACAGCAGCGTAGAACCATGACCACCGGACAGAATGAAACGGTCGCGGTTAGCCCACTGGGGGTTCTTCGGATTGTGGTTCATATGGTTAGCCCAAAGCTCATAAGCCATGGGAGCACTGCCGAGCGGCAGGCCGGGATGACCGGAATTTGCTTTCTGAACAGCGTCAGCTGCCAGAACGCGGATAGCATTTACACAAGTGGTATCGATGTTACTCAATGTGTATCTCTCCTTACCTGAAAAAAGATTCTTTTACATACAAACACCATTCTACAAAAAAAAATGGGAAATGTACAGACCCTTTGCGCATTTCCCATTAATTTCTTTTATAATATTTTAACAAACGATTATTGATAATTACGTTTTCAAAAAACGAAACTTAGAAGTTCCGCAAATCCGGGCGTAATTCCTGTGCTTTGCCCATATAAACATGCTGAATATCTGCCTGCTTGATGTCTGTATCGACCAACAAAAGTACACGGATGCAGCGCTCCATGGATTCATCCACCTCCGGCACGCGAGTGTCAAACAGAGGCACTTTATCGAAGCCATCCATCTGGCGTGCTCCCGTTGCGGGGAAACCAGCCGTCAAATCGCTGGTGGAACTGAAAATGCAAGCCCCAATATCCTCCGGCTTCACCTTGTTGCGCCGCAAAATCTGTGACAACAGCATCTTAGCCGCCTGCCAAATCTCTTCCTTTTTGTTTTCACCTACGACAATCGCGCCGCGAATACCTCTCATAAGTCATTCCTCCTATGCTCCCTTATGAATTTCCCAAATAATTCTTAGACTGAGTACAAATGCTATCAAATATCCTAAAAAGCCCAATAGAGGGATTTCCATGATTTTCGGTGTCATCTGGGTGGTACATATGGTACTGGACCCCAACAGCAACGCTGCCACCAGCACCGCGAGTATCACCTTGTTAATCATACGGTCGAGATGCCGCAAGGGTTCTTCCGAACCGGTCACATCGAGATTCACCTTGGTCTGACCGCTCATGGTCATCTTGAGGATATCGGAAATCTGCTCCGGCAGCTGGGCTGATTTTTTGAGCAGCATCAAGCCCTCCTGCTTGGCCTTTTCGATTTCGTCCTTCCAGTCAAAATTCTTCTTGTAATCCACCGCCAGGCTCCGGGCAAAAATCTCCACAAAGCTGACCTTGGGGCAACAGAGTCGCATGACCCCTTCGACCGTCAGCACACCCCGCGCAAACATGGAGAGTCCCTGCGGGCAGGCGATTTTATGCACCCGCATGAGGTTCATAATCTGACGGGTCAGAACACCCATCTGGAGTTCGCTGAAATCCAGACTGCTGTACTGGGCCAGCATAGCATCAATATCCTGATAGAGGGCCGTATGGTTGATTTTCCCCTTGGCAATCCCTAAGGAAAGCACCGCTGCCTTCATCTCGAATGTATCGTGGTGGGCCAGCGAATACACCGCCTTGCGGATAGCCGCCCGGTCACGGCCGGAAAGCCTGCCCATCATGCCCAAGTCCAGCCAGACAATGCGGCCATTGCGAATCCAGATATTGCCAGGATGCGGGTCAGCGTGGAAGAAACCGTCCTCGATAATCTGCCGCACGTAATTTTCCCCCAAGCGGCGGCCCAGGGTATTGATATCATAGCCCCGTTCCTTGAGTTTGGCAAAGTCATCAATGCAGATACCGTCCACATACTCCATGACCAAAATATGCTGCATGGATAGATTGCGGAACACCCGGGGACATGTCACATAGTCCACATCCCGATTGAGGTGGGAAAATTCTTCAATATGGTCAGCCTCCATGAGGAAGTCCATTTCCTGTTTGGCAATGGTCCACATCTCATCGAGCACCATATTGAAGTCGATAACATCCTGAGAACGGCTGACCACCTTTAGCAGTGTGGCCGCCCGCTTCAAGAGGACGATATCCTTGCTCATGATTTCGTAGATTCCCGGCCGCTGCACCTTCACCACTACTTTTTCGCCTGTGGTGAGCACCGCCCGATGAACCTGGGCAATGCTGGCAGAACCAATGGCTTCCTCGTCAATAAAGGAGAACACCTGATTCCAGCGGCGGTTGTATTCCCGCTCAATGACCTCCACCACGGTGGAAAAGGGCATGGGCTTGGCCTCAGTCTGCAGCTTCATCAGTTCATCGCAGTACTCCGGCGGCAAAAAGTCCGGACGCATACTCATGACCTGCCCCAGCTTCACATAAGTCGGCCCCAGGTCCTCCAGAATCTGCCGCAGCTTTTCAGGAGTTACCCCCTTGACCACATCCCGCTTCCGCAGGACCGCCACCATTTCCTTCAACCGATTGGCGGTACCAGCATCTTCACTTTTCTTAAAGAATTGTCCCAGCATAGCACTGGCTCCTTTAGTCGTAGATCTGATTGTATGTTGCTTACTTCTTGCCGTATTTCTCTGCTAACTGCTGTTTTACCGTTTCATTAGCCAGGAAGTCATCATAAGTCGTTACACGGTCTACCACACCATCCGGCGTAATGTCGATGATGCGGTTGGCAATGGTCTGCACGAACTCATGGTCATGGGATACGAACAGAGCCGTGCCGCCGAAGGCGATAAGGCCGTTGTTGAGTGCGGTAATGGATTCCAAATCCAGATGGTTGGTGGGCTCGTCCATCAGCAGGACATTAGCGCCGGAGAGCATCATCTTAGACAGCATGCAGCGCACGCGCTCACCACCGGAAAGTACCGATGCTTTCTTGAGGCTTTCCTCACCGGAGAAGAGCATACGGCCTAAGAAACCGCGTACAAAGGTTTCATCCGGGTCCTTGGAATACTGACGCAGCCAGTCCACGAGCGACAGGGACACGCCGTCAAAGTAAGCAGAGTTATCTGCCGGCAGATAAGCCTGCGTAGTCGTTACGCCCCATTTGAACGTACCTTCATCCGGTTCTTCCTCGCCCATGAGAATCTTGAAGAGCATGGTCTTACCAATGCTGTTGGGACCAACGAAGGCCACCTTGTCGCCGCGCTTCAGCGTGAAGCTGACATTCTTGAGCACCTGCTCACCGTCAACGGTCTTGGAAATGCCGTCCACCTGCAGGAGCTGGTCACCAGCTTCGCGGTCCGGCGTAAAGGCAATGTATGGATATCGGCGGGAAGACGGCTTGATGTCCTCCACCTTGATTTTATCGAGCAGCTTCTTACGGCTGGTAGCCTGCTTGGATTTAGCAGCATTAGCCGCAAAGCGGGCGATAAAGTTCTGCAGTTCCTTGATTTTTTCCTCGGCCTTCTTGTTCTGCTCTTTCTGCAGCTGCAGAGCCAGCTGACTGGACTGATACCAGAAGTCATAGTTGCCGGCGTAGAGCTGAATGGCGCCAAAGTCCACATCACAGATATAGGTGCAGACCTGATTGAGGAAGTGACGGTCATGGGATACCACGATAACGGTATTTTCAAAACCGGCCAGGAAATCTTCCAGCCAGTTAATGGACTCTACGTCCAAATGGTTGGTCGGCTCGTCCAACAGCAGGATATCCGGATTGCCAAAGAGTGCCTGTGCCAGAAGTACACGCACCTTTTCCTTGGCCGTGAGGTCTGCCATCTTCATGGTGTGTTCCTCTTCGGGAATGCCCAGACCATTTAAGAGGCGGGCCGCTTCGGATTCTGCATCCCAGCCGTTGAGTTCCGCAAATTCAGCTTCAAGTTCCGAAGCCTTCATGCCGTCTTCTTCCGAGAAATCCGGCTTGGCATAGAGGGCATCTTTTTCCTCCATGATTTCCACCAGACGCTTATGACCCATGATAACCGTGCGCAGCACTTCGTAATCATCAAAGGCATAATGGTCCTGCTGCAGTACAGCCAGGCGCTCACCCGGGGTAATTTCGATATTGCCGCCGGTCGGTTCAATTTCCCCGGACAACAGCTTCAAGAAAGTGGATTTACCGGCACCATTGGCACCGATAATGCCGTAGCAGTTACCCGGCGTAAATTTCAAGTTTACGTCCTTGTACAGGACACGCTTGCCGAACTGTAAGCTTACATTGTTTGTCGTAATCATAAAGTATTAATTATCCTCTCTATATCAAACTTATTTCGATAACATTTCCCGGAACATGCTCATAATGCTCTGGCCATAAGAATAGCCCGGCACAGCCCAACGGCCATTCAAATCAGTCCAGCTGTTCAGGGTCTGCGCACCATAAGAGCTGCGCACGAGTCCATAGCGGGGGTCCACCACCGGCTCGCTTGGTTTGCGG
The Selenomonas ruminantium AC2024 DNA segment above includes these coding regions:
- the aroH gene encoding chorismate mutase, whose protein sequence is MRGIRGAIVVGENKKEEIWQAAKMLLSQILRRNKVKPEDIGACIFSSTSDLTAGFPATGARQMDGFDKVPLFDTRVPEVDESMERCIRVLLLVDTDIKQADIQHVYMGKAQELRPDLRNF
- a CDS encoding ABC1 kinase family protein, which gives rise to MLGQFFKKSEDAGTANRLKEMVAVLRKRDVVKGVTPEKLRQILEDLGPTYVKLGQVMSMRPDFLPPEYCDELMKLQTEAKPMPFSTVVEVIEREYNRRWNQVFSFIDEEAIGSASIAQVHRAVLTTGEKVVVKVQRPGIYEIMSKDIVLLKRAATLLKVVSRSQDVIDFNMVLDEMWTIAKQEMDFLMEADHIEEFSHLNRDVDYVTCPRVFRNLSMQHILVMEYVDGICIDDFAKLKERGYDINTLGRRLGENYVRQIIEDGFFHADPHPGNIWIRNGRIVWLDLGMMGRLSGRDRAAIRKAVYSLAHHDTFEMKAAVLSLGIAKGKINHTALYQDIDAMLAQYSSLDFSELQMGVLTRQIMNLMRVHKIACPQGLSMFARGVLTVEGVMRLCCPKVSFVEIFARSLAVDYKKNFDWKDEIEKAKQEGLMLLKKSAQLPEQISDILKMTMSGQTKVNLDVTGSEEPLRHLDRMINKVILAVLVAALLLGSSTICTTQMTPKIMEIPLLGFLGYLIAFVLSLRIIWEIHKGA
- a CDS encoding ABC-F family ATP-binding cassette domain-containing protein; amino-acid sequence: MITTNNVSLQFGKRVLYKDVNLKFTPGNCYGIIGANGAGKSTFLKLLSGEIEPTGGNIEITPGERLAVLQQDHYAFDDYEVLRTVIMGHKRLVEIMEEKDALYAKPDFSEEDGMKASELEAEFAELNGWDAESEAARLLNGLGIPEEEHTMKMADLTAKEKVRVLLAQALFGNPDILLLDEPTNHLDVESINWLEDFLAGFENTVIVVSHDRHFLNQVCTYICDVDFGAIQLYAGNYDFWYQSSQLALQLQKEQNKKAEEKIKELQNFIARFAANAAKSKQATSRKKLLDKIKVEDIKPSSRRYPYIAFTPDREAGDQLLQVDGISKTVDGEQVLKNVSFTLKRGDKVAFVGPNSIGKTMLFKILMGEEEPDEGTFKWGVTTTQAYLPADNSAYFDGVSLSLVDWLRQYSKDPDETFVRGFLGRMLFSGEESLKKASVLSGGERVRCMLSKMMLSGANVLLMDEPTNHLDLESITALNNGLIAFGGTALFVSHDHEFVQTIANRIIDITPDGVVDRVTTYDDFLANETVKQQLAEKYGKK
- the tkt gene encoding transketolase, which translates into the protein MSNIDTTCVNAIRVLAADAVQKANSGHPGLPLGSAPMAYELWANHMNHNPKNPQWANRDRFILSGGHGSTLLYSLLHFFGYGLTMDDMKNFRQDGSLTPGHPEYGHTIGVEATTGPLGAGMGMAVGMAMAEAHLAAEFNQPGYDVVDHYTFALGGDGCMMEGISSEAFSLAGTLGLSKLIILYDSNNISIEGSTDIAFTENVEKRMQAFGFQTLTVEDGTDLDAIGKAIEAAKADKEHPSFITVKTQIGYGCPAKQGKASAHGEPLGVDNVKALKENLGWPEPEATFNIPQNVYDHYQEKAAKGAEAEAAWNKLFADYCAKFPELKAKWDKFHAPVDAQALLNDESFWAYEDKAQATRAVSGTMINRLKDILPNLFGGSADLAPSNKTDMKDAGDFSKANYAGRNLHFGVRELAMAAMANGITLHGGLRNYVATFFVFSDYIKPMARLAALMGLPVTYVLTHDSIGVGEDGPTHEPIEQLAMLRSQPNINVFRPADATETAAGWYLAVTSEKTPTALVLTRQNLPQLAGSSKEALKGAYVVSEAKDVAKMDGIIIASGSEVSLAVDTQAKLAGEGVDVRVVSMPCMDLFEKQSADYKESILPKKVRARVAVEALSDFGWGKYVGLDGATVSMEGFGASAPAAVLFEKFGFTVDHVAEVVRKVVSDNK